The proteins below are encoded in one region of Salmo salar chromosome ssa02, Ssal_v3.1, whole genome shotgun sequence:
- the LOC106578096 gene encoding uncharacterized protein — MLGLQGSTSSPKMYRCVACSATFTGLASLLVHQASHAVQYDKQPPQSEKQPMCTHCGEVFSNKELQDQHCCNAVPETPALSLFICDCGDEFQNFNEMLEHKRSHVSTPQQQTQTTDAKYSSQEECSLVEPAQPVSPQPTLSQTILGLSPPSHSSPLSPVNPSSILPQLNSTSTVPEVYTNKGFIALTRPQELNNLPPGASEQELQPDGLDQPENISTAQEPSPQSVQDDTPEDADCPVTSGASSEDGGPAKNETIMRMIANAYMKRYQPAQHYPLRHKRLVVPKRELIPVEVMLQSNQTAASTPGPSIGQLRHLLTKSGAKTIARPSGIISLTQTFCPVVVLETRQKLIDSRNRATQGRYQCGRCRSVFQDLDSLTVHHALHRKEIVKCCRHCKQLMIGKPPLPDNHICPLAPHQLSSVGSKCHSIKKTASFQKQKKQQPQRIFQNVKARTPYFCQVCKHSYARRYNLNVHKCQGPPRPPQHASNSALYKNTAFWENIKAREPVTGVHQRPLISKNIDVGTDSTRQIKEEVISAESRPHPLFPDLLWSGSPKSFSSFYPKVSKHVTPEEIDSGSATLQQGDGEGDNAASSFKQEGRDGEWTMPLDDSEIDVLIEAVDAEDDDDLMLQEPISQGHVKSTKDGVPYFIKDGARRFPCYRCQKTYSRGCTLKKHQRLCGNRSFLPQSTYRAVAQKVNKGQFQFDCYVCGRSFNRKDNMLIHRKKCQLSRTVAKNDNGLLQQSLSAAQAPQSSKTLEDNGENWGIMSLPNVLPRRVTCECGAGFTSPRLLLEHLQKHAQESYTCPTCGETLSSWADYEVHLQVHMQPQHQMYGGMQQQRSPPLLLRFPQQPRQRRQPLPKQRHTPPQHSLPAQRPQPNQQPLRKPRKPQPRCVCIRCSNTFCSRGALLKHLSWNRCKGDRGAISAKANHCSRCSMDFPNGLSLKFHQLNGMCKPAFKPMRCPVCVRWFGTVEGLQKHLQTHDQTNSFRCLICQRLYPSLRSLKDHRRKVHCILSGDTAQVTQ; from the coding sequence ATGCTTGGCCTTCAGGGAAGTACCTCATCCCCTAAAATGTATCGCTGTGTGGCTTGTTCAGCCACCTTTACTGGATTGGCATCCTTGTTGGTGCACCAAGCTTCTCATGCAGTTCAATATGACAAGCAACCACCACAATCTGAGAAGCAGCCTATGTGCACTCACTGTGGTGAAGTGTTTTCAAACAAGGAGCTCCAAGACCAGCACTGCTGCAACGCAGTACCTGAgaccccagctctctctctttttatctgtGATTGTGGGGATGAGTTTCAGAACTTTAATGAAATGCTGGAGCATAAAAGATCTCATGTCTCAACCCCCCAGCAGCAGACCCAGACGACTGATGCCAAATATTCGAGCCAAGAAGAATGCAGTCTGGTTGAACCTGCCCAACCAGTCTCCCCTCAGCCAACCCTTAGCCAAACCATTTTGGGCCTCAGTCCCCCCTCTCATTCCTCACCTCTATCTCCTGTCAATCCTAGTTCAATTCTCCCACAGCTTAATAGCACATCCACCGTTCCTGAAGTCTATACAAATAAGGGGTTTATTGCCCTAACCAGACCTCAAGAGCTGAACAACCTCCCTCCAGGCGCAAGTGAGCAGGAATTACAGCCTGATGGGCTTGACCAACCTGAGAACATCTCTACTGCACAGGAACCCTCGCCACAATCCGTCCAGGATGACACTCCTGAGGATGCAGACTGTCCCGTTACAAGCGGCGCATCTTCTGAAGATGGTGGCCCAGCTAAGAATGAGACAATAATGAGAATGATAGCAAATGCCTACATGAAACGTTATCAACCTGCTCAACACTACCCATTAAGACACAAGAGACTTGTGGTCCCCAAAAGAGAGCTTATACCAGTGGAGGTGATGTTACAATCCAACCAAACAGCAGCATCCACACCAGGGCCCTCTATTGGCCAGTTAAGACACCTGCTTACAAAGTCTGGTGCAAAGACAATAGCCCGTCCATCTGGCATCATATCTTTGACTCAGACCTTCTGCCCTGTAGTAGTTCTTGAGACCCGCCAAAAGCTTATTGATTCTAGAAATAGGGCCACACAGGGGAGATATCAATGTGGCCGCTGCCGAAGTGTTTTTCAGGACTTGGACAGCTTGACAGTGCATCATGCATTACACAGGAAGGAGATAGTGAAGTGTTGTCGTCACTGTAAACAACTGATGATTGGAAAACCACCCCTTCCAGACAACCACATCTGTCCCCTGGCTCCCCACCAGCTTAGCTCAGTGGGGAGTAAATGCCACTCTATCAAAAAGACTGCATCATTCCAGAAGCAAAAGAAGCAACAACCACAAAGAATCTTCCAAAATGTTAAAGCTAGGACGCCTTACTTTTGTCAAGTGTGCAAGCACAGCTATGCCCGTAGGTATAATCTCAATGTGCACAAGTGTCAGGGGCCACCCCGTCCTCCTCAGCATGCCTCCAATTCTGCCCTGTACAAAAATACTGCATTTTGGGAAAACATTAAAGCAAGGGAGCCTGTCACAGGCGTCCACCAGAGGCCTCTAATCTCCAAAAACATCGATGTGGGCACTGACAGCACTCGTCAGATAAAGGAGGAGGTGATTTCTGCAGAATCAAGGCCACATCCACTGTTTCCTGATTTGCTCTGGTCTGGTTCACCTAAAAGCTTCTCATCCTTCTATCCCAAAGTTTCCAAGCATGTAACACCAGAAGAAATTGATTCAGGATCTGCAACACTACAGCAAGGAGATGGTGAAGGGGACAACGCAGCAAGTAGTTTTAAAcaagaagggagagatggagaatggACAATGCCTTTAGATGATTCTGAGATCGACGTGCTGATTGAGGCAGTAGATGCAGAAGACGACGATGATTTAATGCTACAAGAACCTATTTCTCAGGGTCATGTCAAGTCCACAAAGGATGGCGTGCCTTATTTCATAAAAGATGGTGCTAGACGTTTTCCCTGCTATAGATGTCAGAAAACGTACAGTCGAGGGTGCACATTAAAAAAGCATCAAAGGCTGTGTGGAAATAGGTCATTTTTGCCACAATCTACCTACCGGGCAGTAGCGCAGAAAGTCAACAAGGGTCAATTCCAATTCGATTGCTATGTCTGCGGGAGGAGCTTTAACCGCAAAGATAACATGCTGATTCATAGGAAGAAGTGCCAGTTAAGTAGAACCGTGGCCAAGAATGATAATGGACTTTTACAACAGAGCTTATCAGCAGCCCAGGCACCACAAAGTAGTAAAACTCTGGAGGATAATGGGGAAAATTGGGGTATTATGTCATTGCCCAATGTTCTCCCCAGGAGAGTGACGTGTGAGTGTGGTGCAGGCTTCACATCCCCACGACTCCTCCTAGAGCATTTGCAAAAGCATGCACAGGAGTCCTATACCTGCCCCACATGCGGTGAGACACTGAGTTCCTGGGCAGACTATGAAGTCCACCTACAAGTGCACATGCAGCCTCAGCACCAGATGTATGGGGGAATGCAACAACAGCGCTCTCCACCTCTACTGCTGAGGTTTCCACAGCAGCCACGTCAACGTCGGCAGCCCCTGCCAAAGCAGCGACATACGCCTCCGCAACACTCTCTGCCAGCACAGCGCCCTCAGCCAAATCAGCAACCTCTGCGGAAGCCTAGGAAGCCACAGCCGCGCTGCGTGTGCATACGATGCAGCAACACCTTTTGCAGTCGTGGTGCGCTGCTAAAGCACCTCTCCTGGAATCGGTGTAAAGGTGACAGAGGAGCTATTTCAGCGAAGGCAAACCACTGTTCCCGCTGCAGCATGGACTTCCCCAATGGCCTCAGCCTCAAGTTTCACCAGCTAAATGGAATGTGCAAGCCTGCCTTCAAGCCCATGCGTTGCCCTGTGTGCGTGCGCTGGTTTGGCACTGTGGAGGGACTCCAGAAACACCTGCAAACACACGACCAGACCAACTCGTTTCGCTGCCTCATCTGCCAGCGCCTCTATCCCAGCCTACGGTCACTGAAAGACCACCGCAGAAAGGTCCATTGCATTTTGTCTGGAGACACAGCGCAGGTTACACAATGA